The Desulfofalx alkaliphila DSM 12257 genome contains a region encoding:
- a CDS encoding LCP family protein has translation MYYRVLVLILVMFFSFGLISKPSHASSDVNVIVLWTDDGRLKAATLMCVKPESERTGVIAVPRYVQVPLGEMYVSVEEYYSLQGRDSLISLLENKFDFTIHSYVSIEQKAVEYTSRILGEILVGEDTTTVVDAFEGTLQEIRRDDQAVVQALARRLFQPDALIRLPYLTYVFMTNIETNFRERDVLTVFWAVRSHGVDTMKKRAVPGEDYFVDGQKVRFVEDEAWELVLQEVTG, from the coding sequence ATGTACTACAGGGTTTTAGTGTTAATTCTGGTAATGTTTTTTTCATTTGGATTAATATCTAAACCTTCTCATGCTTCTTCTGATGTTAATGTGATTGTGCTTTGGACGGATGATGGGCGGTTGAAGGCTGCTACTTTGATGTGTGTCAAGCCTGAGAGTGAACGCACCGGTGTTATTGCGGTGCCGCGGTATGTTCAGGTGCCCTTGGGTGAGATGTATGTTTCTGTTGAAGAGTATTATTCTCTTCAAGGGCGTGATAGTTTAATTTCTTTATTAGAGAATAAGTTTGATTTTACTATCCATAGTTATGTGAGTATTGAACAGAAGGCTGTGGAGTATACCAGCAGGATATTGGGTGAGATTTTAGTAGGAGAAGATACTACCACTGTGGTTGATGCCTTTGAGGGGACATTGCAGGAGATACGGCGGGATGATCAGGCGGTAGTGCAGGCATTGGCTCGACGGTTGTTTCAGCCGGATGCGTTGATACGGTTACCTTATTTGACCTATGTTTTTATGACTAATATTGAGACTAATTTTCGGGAGCGGGATGTATTGACGGTGTTTTGGGCAGTGCGTAGTCATGGGGTGGATACCATGAAGAAGCGGGCGGTGCCGGGGGAAGATTATTTTGTTGATGGGCAGAAGGTACGGTTTGTGGAGGATGAGGCCTGGGAGTTGGTTTTGCAAGAGG